The following are encoded in a window of Penaeus vannamei isolate JL-2024 chromosome 17, ASM4276789v1, whole genome shotgun sequence genomic DNA:
- the LOC138864585 gene encoding uncharacterized protein translates to MNDDIQENQATAQTPSKPIKPAQILIKPAKESLNPIKPAQILIKPAKESLNPIKPAQILIKPAKESLNPIKPAQILIKPAKESLNPIKPAQILIKPAKESLNPIKPAQILIKPAKESLNPIKPAQILIKPAKESLNPIKPAQILIKPAKESLNPIKPAQILIKPAKESLNPIKPAQILIKPAKESLNPIKPAQILIKPAKESLNPIKPAQILIKPAKESLNPIKPAQILIKPAKESLNPIKPAQILIKPAKESLNPIKPAQILIKPAKESLNPIKPAQILIKPAKESLNPIKPAQILIKPAKESLNPIKPAQILIKPAKESLNPIKPAQILIKPAKESLNPIKPAQILIKPAKESLNPIKPAQILIKPAKESLNPIKPAQILIKPAKESLNPIKPAQILIKPAKESLNPIKPAQILIKPAKESLNPIKPAQILIKPAKESLNPIKPAQILIKPAKESLNPIKPAQILIKPAKESLNPIKPAQILIKPAKESLNPIKPAQILIKPAKESLNPIKPAQILIKPAKESLNPIKPAQILIKPAKESLNPIKPAQILIKPAKESLNPIKPAQILIKPAKESLNPIKPAQILIKPAKESLNPIKPAQILIKPAKESLNPIKPAQILIKPAKESLNPIKPAQILIKPAKESLNPIKPAQILIKPAKESLNPIKPAQILIKPAKESLNPIKPAQILIKPAKESLNPIKPAQILIKPAKESLNPIKPAQILIKPAKESLNPIKPAQILIKPAKESLNPIKPAQILIKPAKESLNPIKPAQILIKPAKESLNPIKPAQILIKPAKESLNPIKPAQILIKPAKESLNPIKPAQILIKPAKESLNPIKPAQILIKPAKESLNPIKPAQILIKPAKESLNPIKPAQILIKPAKESLNPIKPAQILIKPAKESLNPIKPAQILIKPAKESLNPIKPAQILIKPAKESLNPIKPAQILIKPAKESLNPIKPAQILIKPAKESLNPIKPAQILIKPAKESLNPIKPAQILIKPAKESLNPIKPAQILIKPAKESLNPIKPAQTPSRQPRPHKDRLNPIKPS, encoded by the exons ATGAATGATG ACATACAGGAAAACCAGGCTACCGCCCAAACCCCATCGAAACCCATTAAGCCAGCCCAAATCCTTATCAAGCCAGCCAAGGAGTCACTGAACCCGATTAAGCCAGCCCAAATCCTTATCAAGCCAGCCAAGGAGTCACTGAACCCGATTAAGCCAGCCCAAATCCTTATCAAGCCAGCCAAGGAGTCACTGAACCCGATTAAGCCAGCCCAAATCCTTATCAAGCCAGCCAAGGAGTCACTGAACCCGATTAAGCCAGCCCAAATCCTTATCAAGCCAGCCAAGGAGTCACTGAACCCGATTAAGCCAGCCCAAATCCTTATCAAGCCAGCCAAGGAGTCACTGAACCCGATTAAGCCAGCCCAAATCCTTATCAAGCCAGCCAAGGAGTCACTGAACCCGATTAAGCCAGCCCAAATCCTTATCAAGCCAGCCAAGGAGTCACTGAACCCGATTAAGCCAGCCCAAATCCTTATCAAGCCAGCCAAGGAGTCACTGAACCCGATTAAGCCAGCCCAAATCCTTATCAAGCCAGCCAAGGAGTCACTGAACCCGATTAAGCCAGCCCAAATCCTTATCAAGCCAGCCAAGGAGTCACTGAACCCGATTAAGCCAGCCCAAATCCTTATCAAGCCAGCCAAGGAGTCACTGAACCCGATTAAGCCAGCCCAAATCCTTATCAAGCCAGCCAAGGAGTCACTGAACCCGATTAAGCCAGCCCAAATCCTTATCAAGCCAGCCAAGGAGTCACTGAACCCGATTAAGCCAGCCCAAATCCTTATCAAGCCAGCCAAGGAGTCACTGAACCCGATTAAGCCAGCCCAAATCCTTATCAAGCCAGCCAAGGAGTCACTGAACCCGATTAAGCCAGCCCAAATCCTTATCAAGCCAGCCAAGGAGTCACTGAACCCGATTAAGCCAGCCCAAATCCTTATCAAGCCAGCCAAGGAGTCACTGAACCCGATTAAGCCAGCCCAAATCCTTATCAAGCCAGCCAAGGAGTCACTGAACCCGATTAAGCCAGCCCAAATCCTTATCAAGCCAGCCAAGGAGTCACTGAACCCGATTAAGCCAGCCCAAATCCTTATCAAGCCAGCCAAGGAGTCACTGAACCCGATTAAGCCAGCCCAAATCCTTATCAAGCCAGCCAAGGAGTCACTGAACCCGATTAAGCCAGCCCAAATCCTTATCAAGCCAGCCAAGGAGTCACTGAACCCGATTAAGCCAGCCCAAATCCTTATCAAGCCAGCCAAGGAGTCACTGAACCCGATTAAGCCAGCCCAAATCCTTATCAAGCCAGCCAAGGAGTCACTGAACCCGATTAAGCCAGCCCAAATCCTTATCAAGCCAGCCAAGGAGTCACTGAACCCGATTAAGCCAGCCCAAATCCTTATCAAGCCAGCCAAGGAGTCACTGAACCCGATTAAGCCAGCCCAAATCCTTATCAAGCCAGCCAAGGAGTCACTGAACCCGATTAAGCCAGCCCAAATCCTTATCAAGCCAGCCAAGGAGTCACTGAACCCGATTAAGCCAGCCCAAATCCTTATCAAGCCAGCCAAGGAGTCACTGAACCCGATTAAGCCAGCCCAAATCCTTATCAAGCCAGCCAAGGAGTCACTGAACCCGATTAAGCCAGCCCAAATCCTTATCAAGCCAGCCAAGGAGTCACTGAACCCGATTAAGCCAGCCCAAATCCTTATCAAGCCAGCCAAGGAGTCACTGAACCCGATTAAGCCAGCCCAAATCCTTATCAAGCCAGCCAAGGAGTCACTGAACCCGATTAAGCCAGCCCAAATCCTTATCAAGCCAGCCAAGGAGTCACTGAACCCGATTAAGCCAGCCCAAATCCTTATCAAGCCAGCCAAGGAGTCACTGAACCCGATTAAGCCAGCCCAAATCCTTATCAAGCCAGCCAAGGAGTCACTGAACCCGATTAAGCCAGCCCAAATCCTTATCAAGCCAGCCAAGGAGTCACTGAACCCGATTAAGCCAGCCCAAATCCTTATCAAGCCAGCCAAGGAGTCACTGAACCCGATTAAGCCAGCCCAAATCCTTATCAAGCCAGCCAAGGAGTCACTGAACCCGATTAAGCCAGCCCAAATCCTTATCAAGCCAGCCAAGGAGTCACTGAACCCGATTAAGCCAGCCCAAATCCTTATCAAGCCAGCCAAGGAGTCACTGAACCCGATTAAGCCAGCCCAAATCCTTATCAAGCCAGCCAAGGAGTCACTGAACCCGATTAAGCCAGCCCAAATCCTTATCAAGCCAGCCAAGGAGTCACTGAACCCGATTAAGCCAGCCCAAATCCTTATCAAGCCAGCCAAGGAGTCACTGAACCCGATTAAGCCAGCCCAAATCCTTATCAAGCCAGCCAAGGAGTCACTGAACCCGATTAAGCCAGCCCAAATCCTTATCAAGCCAGCCAAGGAGTCACTGAACCCGATTAAGCCAGCCCAAATCCTTATCAAGCCAGCCAAGGAGTCACTGAACCCGATTAAGCCAGCCCAAATCCTTATCAAGCCAGCCAAGGAGTCACTGAACCCGATTAAGCCAGCCCAAATCCTTATCAAGCCAGCCAAGGAGTCACTGAACCCGATTAAGCCAGCCCAAATCCTTATCAAGCCAGCCAAGGAGTCACTGAACCCGATTAAGCCAGCCCAAATCCTTATCAAGCCAGCCAAGGAGTCACTGAACCCGATTAAGCCAGCCCAAATCCTTATCAAGCCAGCCAAGGAGTCACTGAACCCGATTAAGCCAGCCCAAATCCTTATCAAGCCAGCCAAGGAGTCACTGAACCCGATTAAGCCAGCCCAAATCCTTATCAAGCCAGCCAAGGAGTCACTGAACCCGATTAAGCCAGCCCAAATCCTTATCAAGCCAGCCAAGGAGTCACTGAACCCGATTAAGCCAGCCCAAATCCTTATCAAGCCAGCCAAGGAGTCACTGAACCCGATTAAGCCAGCCCAAATCCTTATCAAGCCAGCCAAGGAGTCACTGAACCCGATTAAGCCAGCCCAAATCCTTATCAAGCCAGCCAAGGAGTCACTGAACCCGATTAAGCCAGCCCAAACCCCATCACGTCAGCCCAGACCCCATAAAGACAGACTAAACCCCATCAAGCCGTCCTAA